In a genomic window of Acropora muricata isolate sample 2 chromosome 2, ASM3666990v1, whole genome shotgun sequence:
- the LOC136909004 gene encoding crt homolog 2-like isoform X1, with protein sequence MPERNHSPHLANMRKTVKIGYFEIPLFIANLMFAFVAVAGQVGQNVTLPLWVDSTNGNTSGPTVDSYFVLSFASLSFVVIFGVGTLIIRLVSPGAIGETEKRFPHRLMFLVGLFDALNGVLVVFASKGSRTPPYLQAILGNFMIPLTIIFRFLILKKKPTLLKLCCGIAVFVSLFVCLIPRIFPGVDPKAPVVKKEAHVISRVMWPIIFMLGFLPAAIMNVLEERGLKMENKTSRKGINLVFFLFWTSTYQFLCVALLFWADILPWYGNVANVKEFGGNWWYGFQCFFGGAGCSATSGVRGTIFILMYVLSYVGSANLLRHAEGATWLAIVVSLVTPLGFLFWTLFSESPFKWHPRADVKTWFSIGALAIMVPAIFIYNWGYLELFQLSKVSKYCENLIIWHFTDSGDGYDSRSSSSKDSLLIHPSQTRNSVLHEDPPFTR encoded by the exons ATGCCAGAGCGAAATCATTCTCCGCACCTGGCAAATATGCGGAAGACAGTTAAGATCGGGTATTTCGAGATTCCCCTGTTCATTGCCAATTTGATGTTCGCATTTGTAGCAGTGGCTGGTCAAGTCGGCCAAAACGTGACTTTGCCGTTGTGGGTGGACTCGACAAATGGGAACACTTCGGGACCAACCGTAGATAGTTACTTTGTGCTTTCATTTGCCAGCTTGTCTTTTGTCGTGATTTTCGGGGTAGGAACGTTGATCATCCGATTGGTTTCGCCTGGTGCTATAGGCGAAACGGAAAAACGTTTTCCCCACCGTTTGATGTTTCTCGTTGGCTTGTTCGATGCATTAAACGGGGTGCTGGTGGTTTTTGCTAGTAAAGGCTCCAGAACACCGCCATATCTTCAAGCGATCCTTGGAAATTTTATGATTCCACTTACAATTATATTTAG ATTTTTGATCCTGAAAAAGAAGCCAACCCTTCTAAAACTATGCTGTGGTATAGCTGTTTTCGTCAGCCTTTTTGTTTGCCTCATTCCAAGAATTTTTCCTGGTGTTGACCCCAAAGCCCCCGTAGTGAAGAAAGAGGCTCACGTCATCTCCCGAGTCATGTGGCCAATCATATTCATGCTTGGTTTT CTTCCAGCTGCCATAATGAATGTCTTGGAAGAAAGAGGGCTTAAGATGGAGAACAAGacctcaagaaaaggaatcaacttagtcttctttttgttttggaCATCCACATATCAGTTTTTGTGTGTTGCACTTCTATTTTGGGCTGATATTCTACCCTGGTATGGAAATGTGGCTAACGTCAAGGAGTTTGGAGGAAA TTGGTGGTATGGGTTCCAGTGTTTCTTTGGTGGGGCAGGCTGCAGTGCAACCTCAGGTGTGAGGGGTACGATTTTTATCCTGATGTATGTCTTATCTTATGTTGGAAGTGCCAATTTATTGAGACATGCCGAGGGAGCCACTTGGCTGGCAATTGTTGTA TCTCTTGTCACACCTCTTGGATTTCTGTTCTGGACTTTGTTTAGTGAATCACCATTTAAGTGGCACCCAAGAGCTGATGTAAAAACCTGGTTCAGTATTGGCGCTCTAGCTATTATGGTTCCAGCCATTTTCATTTACAATTGGGG CTACCTTGAGTTGTTCCAACTGAGCAAAGTCTCGAAATATTGTGAAAATCTAATAATTTGGCACTTTACTG ATTCTGGAGATGGTTACGATTCAAGGAGCAGCTCATCTAAGGACTCACTGTTAATCCATCCCAGCCAGACAAGGAACAGTGTTTTACATGAAGATCCTCCCTTCACCCGCTAA
- the LOC136909003 gene encoding RNA-binding protein 34-like isoform X3, whose product MFIRVNIWTTIWCTGTKYIMAGHLVRASKPVRSLLIIRTFTRVTGRLYGILARSIYRAEFKMAASGMLAEFKVGEISQALLSKPKKKKVERKENSELDALFSTAGLFQPQFVSAATISKAPESTKKSANLSKNQKFNGDTTEGKDATGEAFAHGSRKRKVPTKDDENDDRRAQRVKRKKFFSNKEVEDPERLARTVFVGNLPVALTKKKLKQLFVKYGEVESVRFRSAALAQPHFSRKVAMKNREELHTSRQNINGYVVFKEKECAVKALKRNGKEVDGLHIRVDLTGQESEHDHARSIFIGNLRFDAEEENIRQAFADCGTIESVRIVRDNKTGIGKGFGFVLFKKKEAVMFAIRKNGTDFNGRSLRVFPSSENPRKGHFKESKKGKANAFSFSGVTAKRGIKNENIGNRRERPGKKGIGLRSKGLSSKPAKSQHFKKPSSAKKHNVQSINREKFQGTRKGKSR is encoded by the exons ATGTTCATACGTGTTAATATATGGACGACTATATGGTGTACTGGCACGAAGTATATAATGGCTGGGCATTTAGTTCGTGCCAGTAAGCCAGTAAGATCACTGTTGATCATTAGGACATTCACACGTGTTActgggcgactatatggcatactggcacgaagtatATACCGGGCTgagttcaagatggcggcctccGGCATGCTAGCGGAGTTCAAAGTAGGAGAAATTTCCCAAGCACTTCTCTCAAaaccaaagaagaaaaaggttgagagaaaagaaaactcGGAACTCGATGCACTGTTCAGCACAGCAGGCTTATTTCAACCACAATTTGTATCGGCAGCAACGATAAGTAAG GCACCTGAATCGACAAAAAAGTCAGCTAATCTCTCCAAGAACCAAAAATTTAATGGTGATACTACGGAAGGTAAAGATGCAACCGGAG AGGCATTTGCTCATGGATCAAGAAAACGGAAAGTCCCTACCAA ggatgatgaaaatgatgataGACGAGCACAGAGAGTGAAGaggaaaaagtttttttccaataaaGAAGTAGAGGATCCTGAAAGGCTTGCGAGAACAGTGTTTGTTGGAAATCTACCCGTGGCATTAACTAAAAAA aaACTGAAGCAGCTGTTTGTTAAATATGGTGAAGTGGAAAGTGTAAGATTTCGCTCTGCA GCTCTTGCTCAACCTCATTTTTCAAGAAAAGTGGCCATGAAAAA TAGGGAAGAGCTTCACACTTCCAGACAAAATATCAATGGATATGTTGTCTTTAAAGAGAAAGAATGTGCTGTCAAAGCATTGAAAAG AAATGGAAAAGAAGTTGATGGCCTTCACATCAGAGTCGATTTAACTGGTCAAGAAAGTGAG CATGATCATGCACGGTCAATATTTATTGGAAATTTACGATTTG ATGCAGAAGAAGAAAATATACGGCAAGCTTTTGCTGACTGTGGCACCATTGAATCTGTGCGTATAGTTAGGGACAATAAAACTGGCATTGGCAAGGGTTTTGGTTTTGTGCTTTTCAAG aAAAAAGAGGCTGTAATGTTTGCTATAAGGAAGAACGGAACAGATTTCAATGGGAGGTCCTTACGTGTCTTTCCTTCCTCAGAAAACCCACGTAAAG GTCATTTCAAGGAATCCAAGAAAGGAAAAGCCAATGCGTTTTCATTTAGTGGAGTCACTGCAAAGCGAGGAATTAAGAATGAAAATATAGGAAATAGGAGAGAACGAccaggaaaaaaaggaatagGATTGAGAAGCAAAGGCCTTAGCTCAAAACCGGCAAAAAGTCAACATTTTAAAAAACCATCATCGGCAAAAAAGCATAATGTTCAGAGTATTAATAGGGAAAAGTTTCAAGGCACTAGAAAAGGAAAATCCAGGTAG
- the LOC136909004 gene encoding crt homolog 3-like isoform X2: MPERNHSPHLANMRKTVKIGYFEIPLFIANLMFAFVAVAGQVGQNVTLPLWVDSTNGNTSGPTVDSYFVLSFASLSFVVIFGVGTLIIRLVSPGAIGETEKRFPHRLMFLVGLFDALNGVLVVFASKGSRTPPYLQAILGNFMIPLTIIFRFLILKKKPTLLKLCCGIAVFVSLFVCLIPRIFPGVDPKAPVVKKEAHVISRVMWPIIFMLGFLPAAIMNVLEERGLKMENKTSRKGINLVFFLFWTSTYQFLCVALLFWADILPWYGNVANVKEFGGNWWYGFQCFFGGAGCSATSGVRGTIFILMYVLSYVGSANLLRHAEGATWLAIVVSLVTPLGFLFWTLFSESPFKWHPRADVKTWFSIGALAIMVPAIFIYNWGAPEVTVSNENDDSGDLNVYSDSGDGYDSRSSSSKDSLLIHPSQTRNSVLHEDPPFTR; this comes from the exons ATGCCAGAGCGAAATCATTCTCCGCACCTGGCAAATATGCGGAAGACAGTTAAGATCGGGTATTTCGAGATTCCCCTGTTCATTGCCAATTTGATGTTCGCATTTGTAGCAGTGGCTGGTCAAGTCGGCCAAAACGTGACTTTGCCGTTGTGGGTGGACTCGACAAATGGGAACACTTCGGGACCAACCGTAGATAGTTACTTTGTGCTTTCATTTGCCAGCTTGTCTTTTGTCGTGATTTTCGGGGTAGGAACGTTGATCATCCGATTGGTTTCGCCTGGTGCTATAGGCGAAACGGAAAAACGTTTTCCCCACCGTTTGATGTTTCTCGTTGGCTTGTTCGATGCATTAAACGGGGTGCTGGTGGTTTTTGCTAGTAAAGGCTCCAGAACACCGCCATATCTTCAAGCGATCCTTGGAAATTTTATGATTCCACTTACAATTATATTTAG ATTTTTGATCCTGAAAAAGAAGCCAACCCTTCTAAAACTATGCTGTGGTATAGCTGTTTTCGTCAGCCTTTTTGTTTGCCTCATTCCAAGAATTTTTCCTGGTGTTGACCCCAAAGCCCCCGTAGTGAAGAAAGAGGCTCACGTCATCTCCCGAGTCATGTGGCCAATCATATTCATGCTTGGTTTT CTTCCAGCTGCCATAATGAATGTCTTGGAAGAAAGAGGGCTTAAGATGGAGAACAAGacctcaagaaaaggaatcaacttagtcttctttttgttttggaCATCCACATATCAGTTTTTGTGTGTTGCACTTCTATTTTGGGCTGATATTCTACCCTGGTATGGAAATGTGGCTAACGTCAAGGAGTTTGGAGGAAA TTGGTGGTATGGGTTCCAGTGTTTCTTTGGTGGGGCAGGCTGCAGTGCAACCTCAGGTGTGAGGGGTACGATTTTTATCCTGATGTATGTCTTATCTTATGTTGGAAGTGCCAATTTATTGAGACATGCCGAGGGAGCCACTTGGCTGGCAATTGTTGTA TCTCTTGTCACACCTCTTGGATTTCTGTTCTGGACTTTGTTTAGTGAATCACCATTTAAGTGGCACCCAAGAGCTGATGTAAAAACCTGGTTCAGTATTGGCGCTCTAGCTATTATGGTTCCAGCCATTTTCATTTACAATTGGGG tGCTCCTGAGGTTACTGTAAGTAACGAaaatgatgacagtggtgattTAAATGTGTACTCAGATTCTGGAGATGGTTACGATTCAAGGAGCAGCTCATCTAAGGACTCACTGTTAATCCATCCCAGCCAGACAAGGAACAGTGTTTTACATGAAGATCCTCCCTTCACCCGCTAA
- the LOC136909003 gene encoding RNA-binding protein 34-like isoform X2: MFIRVNIWTTIWCTGTKYIMAGHLVRASKPVRSLLIIRTFTRVTGRLYGILARSIYRAEFKMAASGMLAEFKVGEISQALLSKPKKKKVERKENSELDALFSTAGLFQPQFVSAATISKAPESTKKSANLSKNQKFNGDTTEGKDATGGTEEAFAHGSRKRKVPTKDDENDDRRAQRVKRKKFFSNKEVEDPERLARTVFVGNLPVALTKKKLKQLFVKYGEVESVRFRSAALAQPHFSRKVAMKNREELHTSRQNINGYVVFKEKECAVKALKRNGKEVDGLHIRVDLTGQESEHDHARSIFIGNLRFDAEEENIRQAFADCGTIESVRIVRDNKTGIGKGFGFVLFKKKEAVMFAIRKNGTDFNGRSLRVFPSSENPRKGHFKESKKGKANAFSFSGVTAKRGIKNENIGNRRERPGKKGIGLRSKGLSSKPAKSQHFKKPSSAKKHNVQSINREKFQGTRKGKSR; encoded by the exons ATGTTCATACGTGTTAATATATGGACGACTATATGGTGTACTGGCACGAAGTATATAATGGCTGGGCATTTAGTTCGTGCCAGTAAGCCAGTAAGATCACTGTTGATCATTAGGACATTCACACGTGTTActgggcgactatatggcatactggcacgaagtatATACCGGGCTgagttcaagatggcggcctccGGCATGCTAGCGGAGTTCAAAGTAGGAGAAATTTCCCAAGCACTTCTCTCAAaaccaaagaagaaaaaggttgagagaaaagaaaactcGGAACTCGATGCACTGTTCAGCACAGCAGGCTTATTTCAACCACAATTTGTATCGGCAGCAACGATAAGTAAG GCACCTGAATCGACAAAAAAGTCAGCTAATCTCTCCAAGAACCAAAAATTTAATGGTGATACTACGGAAGGTAAAGATGCAACCGGAGGTACAGAAG AGGCATTTGCTCATGGATCAAGAAAACGGAAAGTCCCTACCAA ggatgatgaaaatgatgataGACGAGCACAGAGAGTGAAGaggaaaaagtttttttccaataaaGAAGTAGAGGATCCTGAAAGGCTTGCGAGAACAGTGTTTGTTGGAAATCTACCCGTGGCATTAACTAAAAAA aaACTGAAGCAGCTGTTTGTTAAATATGGTGAAGTGGAAAGTGTAAGATTTCGCTCTGCA GCTCTTGCTCAACCTCATTTTTCAAGAAAAGTGGCCATGAAAAA TAGGGAAGAGCTTCACACTTCCAGACAAAATATCAATGGATATGTTGTCTTTAAAGAGAAAGAATGTGCTGTCAAAGCATTGAAAAG AAATGGAAAAGAAGTTGATGGCCTTCACATCAGAGTCGATTTAACTGGTCAAGAAAGTGAG CATGATCATGCACGGTCAATATTTATTGGAAATTTACGATTTG ATGCAGAAGAAGAAAATATACGGCAAGCTTTTGCTGACTGTGGCACCATTGAATCTGTGCGTATAGTTAGGGACAATAAAACTGGCATTGGCAAGGGTTTTGGTTTTGTGCTTTTCAAG aAAAAAGAGGCTGTAATGTTTGCTATAAGGAAGAACGGAACAGATTTCAATGGGAGGTCCTTACGTGTCTTTCCTTCCTCAGAAAACCCACGTAAAG GTCATTTCAAGGAATCCAAGAAAGGAAAAGCCAATGCGTTTTCATTTAGTGGAGTCACTGCAAAGCGAGGAATTAAGAATGAAAATATAGGAAATAGGAGAGAACGAccaggaaaaaaaggaatagGATTGAGAAGCAAAGGCCTTAGCTCAAAACCGGCAAAAAGTCAACATTTTAAAAAACCATCATCGGCAAAAAAGCATAATGTTCAGAGTATTAATAGGGAAAAGTTTCAAGGCACTAGAAAAGGAAAATCCAGGTAG
- the LOC136909006 gene encoding uncharacterized protein: MDTSVKENEEVKEIFKTASEKSVGILDINRKKVEHIPSGLFKFDFSCLQYLYLEGNVISSLPEEFFVCLRSLEWLDLRNNKLTEIPKNVGKHKTLKTLLLGINQLRVLPPEIGFVKTLTGLNLSQNPLEDPPQSVISKGIYAIKAYLLGKLGFSTQDFDNQDRDLNFLESYKSGDDSTEDEEEMVKDKNDISDKNSTYKSSDTCLSAQNSFKEVDSVAMATVDSKDVLTHYRALTEEIPNSYIFKPWKTGVFFKKETISEKLPVRKNLR, encoded by the coding sequence ATGGATACTTCTGTGAAAGAGAATGAGGAAGTGAAAGAGATATTTAAAACTGCTTCAGAGAAAAGTGTTGGTATTTTGGatataaacaggaaaaaagttgaACATATTCCAAGTGGATTGTTTAAATTCgatttttcttgtttgcaaTATCTTTATCTTGAAGGAAATGTCATTTCATCTTTACCAGAAgaattctttgtttgtttgaggAGTCTAGAGTGGCTTGATCTGAGAAACAATAAACTCACAGAAATTCCtaaaaatgttggaaaacaTAAGACTCTGAAGACACTATTGCTTGGAATAAATCAACTCAGGGTTTTGCCACCTGAAATTGGATTTGTGAAGACATTAACCGGGTTGAACTTGTCTCAGAATCCTTTGGAGGACCCTCCACAGTCTGTAATTAGTAAAGGCATTTATGCTATCAAGGCTTATCTTCTTGGAAAGCTTGGGTTTTCAACCCAAGATTTTGATAACCAAGACAGAGATTTGAATTTCTTGGAGAGTTACAAGAGTGGAGATGATTCAACAGAAGATGAGGAAGAAATGGTCAAGGACAAGAACGATATCTCAGACAAAAATTCAACGTACAAGTCGAGTGATACATGTTTATCTGCTCAAAACAGCTTCAAGGAAGTTGattctgttgccatggcaacagttgACTCAAAAGATGTCTTGACTCATTATAGAGCCTTGACCGAAGAAATTCCCAATTCTTACATTTTCAAGCCTTGGAAAACTGGAGTTTtctttaaaaaggaaacaatttcAGAGAAACTGCCTGTCAGAAAGAATCTCCGCTAA
- the LOC136909003 gene encoding RNA-binding protein 34-like isoform X1, with product MFIRVNIWTTIWCTGTKYIMAGHLVRASKPVRSLLIIRTFTRVTGRLYGILARSIYRAEFKMAASGMLAEFKVGEISQALLSKPKKKKVERKENSELDALFSTAGLFQPQFVSAATISKAPESTKKSANLSKNQKFNGDTTEGKDATGGTEGKDATGEAFAHGSRKRKVPTKDDENDDRRAQRVKRKKFFSNKEVEDPERLARTVFVGNLPVALTKKKLKQLFVKYGEVESVRFRSAALAQPHFSRKVAMKNREELHTSRQNINGYVVFKEKECAVKALKRNGKEVDGLHIRVDLTGQESEHDHARSIFIGNLRFDAEEENIRQAFADCGTIESVRIVRDNKTGIGKGFGFVLFKKKEAVMFAIRKNGTDFNGRSLRVFPSSENPRKGHFKESKKGKANAFSFSGVTAKRGIKNENIGNRRERPGKKGIGLRSKGLSSKPAKSQHFKKPSSAKKHNVQSINREKFQGTRKGKSR from the exons ATGTTCATACGTGTTAATATATGGACGACTATATGGTGTACTGGCACGAAGTATATAATGGCTGGGCATTTAGTTCGTGCCAGTAAGCCAGTAAGATCACTGTTGATCATTAGGACATTCACACGTGTTActgggcgactatatggcatactggcacgaagtatATACCGGGCTgagttcaagatggcggcctccGGCATGCTAGCGGAGTTCAAAGTAGGAGAAATTTCCCAAGCACTTCTCTCAAaaccaaagaagaaaaaggttgagagaaaagaaaactcGGAACTCGATGCACTGTTCAGCACAGCAGGCTTATTTCAACCACAATTTGTATCGGCAGCAACGATAAGTAAG GCACCTGAATCGACAAAAAAGTCAGCTAATCTCTCCAAGAACCAAAAATTTAATGGTGATACTACGGAAGGTAAAGATGCAACCGGAGGTACAGAAGGTAAAGATGCAACCGGAG AGGCATTTGCTCATGGATCAAGAAAACGGAAAGTCCCTACCAA ggatgatgaaaatgatgataGACGAGCACAGAGAGTGAAGaggaaaaagtttttttccaataaaGAAGTAGAGGATCCTGAAAGGCTTGCGAGAACAGTGTTTGTTGGAAATCTACCCGTGGCATTAACTAAAAAA aaACTGAAGCAGCTGTTTGTTAAATATGGTGAAGTGGAAAGTGTAAGATTTCGCTCTGCA GCTCTTGCTCAACCTCATTTTTCAAGAAAAGTGGCCATGAAAAA TAGGGAAGAGCTTCACACTTCCAGACAAAATATCAATGGATATGTTGTCTTTAAAGAGAAAGAATGTGCTGTCAAAGCATTGAAAAG AAATGGAAAAGAAGTTGATGGCCTTCACATCAGAGTCGATTTAACTGGTCAAGAAAGTGAG CATGATCATGCACGGTCAATATTTATTGGAAATTTACGATTTG ATGCAGAAGAAGAAAATATACGGCAAGCTTTTGCTGACTGTGGCACCATTGAATCTGTGCGTATAGTTAGGGACAATAAAACTGGCATTGGCAAGGGTTTTGGTTTTGTGCTTTTCAAG aAAAAAGAGGCTGTAATGTTTGCTATAAGGAAGAACGGAACAGATTTCAATGGGAGGTCCTTACGTGTCTTTCCTTCCTCAGAAAACCCACGTAAAG GTCATTTCAAGGAATCCAAGAAAGGAAAAGCCAATGCGTTTTCATTTAGTGGAGTCACTGCAAAGCGAGGAATTAAGAATGAAAATATAGGAAATAGGAGAGAACGAccaggaaaaaaaggaatagGATTGAGAAGCAAAGGCCTTAGCTCAAAACCGGCAAAAAGTCAACATTTTAAAAAACCATCATCGGCAAAAAAGCATAATGTTCAGAGTATTAATAGGGAAAAGTTTCAAGGCACTAGAAAAGGAAAATCCAGGTAG